Below is a window of Streptomyces qaidamensis DNA.
CGGGCTGGCCACCGGCGAACAGGAGCAGGCCGAAGCCGAAGAGCGCGGCCAGGACGATCCAGACGATCGTCCAGATCCCGGCTTCCTTGATCGAAACGTCGTGCGGCTTGCGGCCGATGAAGAAGTCGACCGCGATGAGGGCGGCGAGGCCCACGATCGTCAGGACCCATAGGGTCATGGAAACATCCACTGCGCCTCCGGCAGTCGTAACGGCAAATGTCAGCGTCGTCGCTGCCGGAGGTCTCTTCCACCCAAAGATGGGCCGACGCCCCGGGATCTGGCCTGATCCGTATTGACGGGTACGCCGCAGCAGACAGGGAGTACTCCCCTCCGTGCCGTCAACAGTAGCCCAATCACCAAGAACAGGTAAAGCGCTTGGCAAAAGAAAGACCAAAACCCCTGTTCAGAGGGCTTTACGTGAACTTGGTACGGGCGGTGGCCACCTGGGAGAGCACCTGCTGGAGGACCTGACTGCCGGGCGGCACGAGCGACGGCTCGTACGTCCAGGCATGACCGACCCACGGGTCGGCGAGGTGATCGTCGGCCACCGGAGTCAGTCGCAGCAGCGAACGCCACAACGGGTCGAGCAAAGGCCCGTATCCGGAGGACTGCTCACGGTCGGCCACCATCATCAGGTGGACGCCGAAGGCGGGGCCCTCGTCGGCGAGGTAGCGCAGCTGGTTCACGGCCCGGTCGTCGAAACCGTGCGGGAAGTCGTGGACGATCAGGAGCTGCTGGGAGGTGTCGAAACCGGGCGGGAGGGAGTCGGCGGCGCCGCCCCGGACCGCCATCTGCACCAGGTCGACCCGCTGGGTGAGCCGGCCCAGCACGTCCGCCACCCCGGCGGCGCCGAGCGCGGGCGGGGCCGCGAGCACCCCGGTCTGCACGAGGGGCGTCAGCGGCTGTGCCCCCGAGCCGGCCGGGTCGATGACGTGGACGGTGAACTCGCCCGCCGGGTAGACGGCGAGCAGCCGGGCCGCGTGCGCGACCGCCGTCTCCATGGCGAGACGGCTCATGGCGTGGGAGTCGGTGAACGAACCGTCGGACGATCCGGCCGGTCCGCTGTCGATCCACAGGCCGCGCTCCAGCGGCAGCCGGACCAGCATCGGGATGCGGATCCGGTCGGCCTCGGGGAGGTGGAGGTCGCCCAGGCGCAGGGCCATGGGAAGCTCCATCGGCACCCGATAGGCGTGCCACGCCGGGCTGTCCCAGCGGGCGTACGCCGGTGGCAGCGCCGGTTCGACGACGTCGGCCTCGGCGGCGAGCTGGGCGAGGTCCCGGTCGAGGGCCTCCCGCGCCTGGGCGACGAGCTGGGCGTGCCGGGCCCGGGCCGCCTCGCGGGCGGCGTCGCCCTGCCCGCCGATCCGGCTGCGCGGGTCGGAGAGGACCTGCTCCAGCTCCTTGTCCATGCGCGACTCGGCGAAGTCGACGGCGCTGCGGTAGGCGGCGGTGGTGCGGGCCAGGTCCTCGAACATGCCCCACACCTGGTTGTAGAGCCGCTCCTCCATGGACCAGCCGGTCGCGTCGCCCGCGACGGGCCGTGCGGGCTGCCCGGGTGCGGCCGGGGGTGCGGTCGGCGGAGGCGGGGGCGGAGCGGCATTCTGGCGGCGCGGGTGGCTGTAGTCGATGGGGCCGCCGGCCGTGGGCGCGGACGGCTGGGTGACGGCGTCGGAATCCGGGGCGGAGCCGGGATACGACGACTGCTGCGGGGCGGGCTGTCCGGGACCGCCGGGCGTCTGGCCGCCGTACGGCGAAACCGGTGGCACGGAGCCCGGCTGAGGCGCGGTGCCGCCCTGGTCCGGGCCGAGGGCGGGAGCCGCCGCCTGCCGGGAGCGGTCGCCGTCCGCCGTGCGCGGCGAAGGCGCCTGCACCGAG
It encodes the following:
- a CDS encoding TerD family protein, which gives rise to MTAELVRGQNHPLSQARLEIRISAGTPIVAVAALGDENGLIHGAEWVAHPGAPTQPGLEVPRQAAADHRLAVDLDAVPEAVHRVSVLLALPVGGTGPVRFGAVAAPFVAVAGLDGGEVASYTITGLEAESAVVALELYRRQGAWKVRAVGQGYAGGLAELLTDQQLPQAHQLAGSINDAVSQGLARSVQAPSPRTADGDRSRQAAAPALGPDQGGTAPQPGSVPPVSPYGGQTPGGPGQPAPQQSSYPGSAPDSDAVTQPSAPTAGGPIDYSHPRRQNAAPPPPPPTAPPAAPGQPARPVAGDATGWSMEERLYNQVWGMFEDLARTTAAYRSAVDFAESRMDKELEQVLSDPRSRIGGQGDAAREAARARHAQLVAQAREALDRDLAQLAAEADVVEPALPPAYARWDSPAWHAYRVPMELPMALRLGDLHLPEADRIRIPMLVRLPLERGLWIDSGPAGSSDGSFTDSHAMSRLAMETAVAHAARLLAVYPAGEFTVHVIDPAGSGAQPLTPLVQTGVLAAPPALGAAGVADVLGRLTQRVDLVQMAVRGGAADSLPPGFDTSQQLLIVHDFPHGFDDRAVNQLRYLADEGPAFGVHLMMVADREQSSGYGPLLDPLWRSLLRLTPVADDHLADPWVGHAWTYEPSLVPPGSQVLQQVLSQVATARTKFT